A window of Malania oleifera isolate guangnan ecotype guangnan chromosome 5, ASM2987363v1, whole genome shotgun sequence contains these coding sequences:
- the LOC131156528 gene encoding secoisolariciresinol dehydrogenase: MFNVLIWPGRKTVSMSRALLATGSLMRDLSTQAGRLEGKVALITGAATGIGKATAAKFVNNGAKVVIADIDHRLGQVTTKELGPHATFIPCDVTKESDVSNAVDFTVSRHGWLDIMYNNAGIACNTPPSIVDLDLAAFDRVMEINVRGVVAGIKHASRVMIPRQSGSILCTASITGLMGGLAQHTYSISKSAVAGIVKSVAAELCKYGIRVNCISPFAIPTAFVMQEMRQIYSGIDDRKLVEIVHKAGVLQGANCEVSDVANAALYLVSGDAKYINGHNLVVDGGFTSLKNLEFPAHVR, from the exons ATGTTTAATGTTCTAATATG GCCTGGCAGGAAAACTGTCTCTATGTCAAGAGCTTTGCTTGCTACAGGGAGCCTCATGAGAGATCTGTCTACCCAGGCAGGAAG ACTGGAAGGCAAGGTAGCTCTTATAACGGGTGCAGCGACTGGTATAGGAAAAGCTACTGCTGCAAAATTCGTCAACAATGGTGCCAAGGTGGTGATTGCTGATATCGACCACAGGCTTGGCCAAGTCACTACAAAGGAACTTGGGCCACATGCCACCTTCATTCCATGTGATGTCACTAAAGAATCCGATGTCTCTAATGCAGTTGACTTCACTGTCTCCAGACATGGTTGGCTTGACATCATGTACAACAATGCTGGGATAGCCTGCAACACTCCCCCAAGCATTGTTGACCTCGACCTTGCAGCATTTGATCGAGTCATGGAAATTAATGTGCGAGGAGTCGTTGCAGGAATAAAACATGCATCCCGTGTGATGATTCCACGTCAAAGTGGTTCCATTCTATGCACGGCGAGCATTACAGGTCTAATGGGTGGGCTAGCACAGCACACATATTCCATTTCCAAGTCTGCTGTTGCAGGAATTGTGAAGTCTGTTGCGGCTGAGCTGTGCAAGTACGGTATTAGGGTCAATTGCATATCACCTTTCGCAATCCCCACGGCATTTGTGATGCAAGAAATGAGACAGATTTATTCTGGGATTGATGATAGGAAGCTTGTGGAGATAGTACACAAAGCTGGTGTACTGCAGGGAGCAAACTGTGAAGTTAGTGATGTAGCCAATGCTGCACTCTATCTTGTGTCTGGGGATGCCAAGTATATTAATGGGCATAATCTGGTGGTGGATGGAGGTTTTACATCACTGAAGAATTTGGAGTTCCCCGCCCACGTGCGGTAA